CATGGGGGAGCGCGGGTGAGCGCGTCCATGCTGAAGGCTGTCGGTCCCAAACGCTCGCCGTCCGTACAATCCGCTCGCCGTAAGGCAGTTCGCTTCTGTTGGAACGTGAGCGAACTTACTTACGGCGAGCGTTTGGGAGGTGGTGGACGGGGGACGCGACGGGGACGGACTCGCGCTTCGTGGGCAGCAGCACCGTCCAAATCGCCATCGCCAACGAATGGCTCAGACAGCAGCTGTCCATCGACCCGTGCCCGTTCGTCGATGCAGGCTCTGCGGCAGACAGCAGCGGGGCCTGGGCCTCAAACCATGTCCAGGCCGAGATCGAGGACGACGGCCGAGTGGGTCAACGCGCCCACAGCGACGTAGTCGACGCCGGTGGCTGCGACCGCGGGGGCGTCGGGCAGGGTGAGCCCTCCGGATGCCTCGGTCATCACGCCGGCCGGCCGGGCGATCTGCACGGCCTGGGCCATTTCGTCCGCGGGCATGTTGTCGAGCAGCACCAACTGGGCACCTGCCGCCACTGCTTCGCGGACCTGGTCGAGGGTGTCGCACTCCACCTCGCAGGTCACGCCGGGAGCATGAGCGCGAACCGCCTCAAGTGCCGCGGTGATGGACCCCGCGGCGGCCACGTGATTGTCCTTGATGAGGGCCGCATCTCCCAGTCCCATCCGATGGTTGACGCCACCGCCGCACCGCACCGCATACTTCTGCAGCACGCGCAGCCCCGGGACGGTCTTGCGGGTATCCCGCACGCGGACCCCCGAGTCTCCGAGGGCGTCGACCCAGGCAGCGGTGGCGGTGGCCACCCCCGACAACTGTCCGAGCAGGTTGAGCAGCGTGCGCTCGGCAGTCAGCAGGGTCCGAAGCG
The Brooklawnia propionicigenes DNA segment above includes these coding regions:
- the nadC gene encoding carboxylating nicotinate-nucleotide diphosphorylase; the protein is MTRQRVGAWGVALEDAGLDTALVLEVINRTLDEDLSWGPDVTTGAIFGPTQRGRARVVSRQAGCLAGVPVAAAALHVLADRNGDDASTSILISDGNRVRPGDAVLEIEAPLRTLLTAERTLLNLLGQLSGVATATAAWVDALGDSGVRVRDTRKTVPGLRVLQKYAVRCGGGVNHRMGLGDAALIKDNHVAAAGSITAALEAVRAHAPGVTCEVECDTLDQVREAVAAGAQLVLLDNMPADEMAQAVQIARPAGVMTEASGGLTLPDAPAVAATGVDYVAVGALTHSAVVLDLGLDMV